A single region of the Salipaludibacillus sp. LMS25 genome encodes:
- a CDS encoding replication initiation and membrane attachment family protein, whose translation MHWKEILPSNGYTAYMTDYLQVSDHEVLTLLYQPLIGSVAYSLYMTLAIDIQKQQDKKISRIHKTIMTLTGLHLDAIFSERKKLEALGLMTVYREKETDEYHYFYHLHPPMSAKDFFNDDLLSVFLYNRLGTKEHYRELRQYFAVNSVDTTNKENITQGFSEVFTSIHPSELKSTTPEMLEALSSSMPLTGRIASESSYPIGDSQFDFQKLMDFLPSFIPKEEVEKEQNQRLITQLAFMYKLSPEEMANIVQDAMLHAEQLDDEQLRLQAKRRYRMSEADEPPRLGLRKQPDELTTAPKEPKTQEEKTISYFEATAPIEYLEELSDGAKVYEGDIDIIERLIFEYKLTPGVVNVLLDYIFMVNDKKLSKALAFKIAGHWKRKNIQTVPDAMALAKKENQKSQTHKGASLKSHFSQVKGYGGQVKKEPQPKWMTDENWQKEEWSAEELEQAKLEAAKYRDLLKKNK comes from the coding sequence ATGCACTGGAAAGAAATACTCCCTTCGAACGGTTATACGGCTTATATGACAGATTATTTACAAGTGTCTGATCACGAAGTGTTAACACTTCTTTATCAGCCTCTTATTGGCTCTGTAGCATACAGTTTGTATATGACATTAGCGATTGATATCCAAAAGCAACAAGACAAAAAAATATCGAGAATTCATAAAACAATTATGACGTTGACCGGCTTGCATCTTGATGCTATTTTTTCAGAAAGAAAAAAGCTAGAAGCCCTTGGATTAATGACGGTATATCGAGAAAAAGAAACGGATGAGTATCACTATTTTTACCATCTCCATCCTCCGATGTCAGCAAAAGATTTTTTTAACGATGACCTTTTAAGTGTTTTTCTTTATAACCGTCTCGGCACGAAAGAACACTATCGTGAACTGCGTCAATATTTTGCTGTTAACAGTGTTGACACAACGAATAAAGAAAATATTACCCAAGGTTTTAGTGAGGTCTTTACGTCTATACACCCGTCAGAGTTAAAAAGTACGACGCCGGAGATGCTTGAAGCGTTATCATCTTCTATGCCTTTGACGGGACGAATAGCCTCTGAAAGCTCTTATCCCATTGGTGATAGTCAGTTTGATTTTCAAAAGCTAATGGACTTTCTCCCGAGCTTTATACCGAAAGAAGAAGTAGAAAAAGAGCAAAATCAACGACTGATTACCCAACTAGCTTTTATGTACAAGCTTTCACCAGAAGAGATGGCTAACATCGTACAGGATGCGATGCTACATGCTGAACAATTAGATGACGAGCAATTAAGATTACAAGCCAAAAGGCGTTATAGAATGAGTGAAGCTGATGAGCCGCCTAGACTCGGTTTAAGAAAGCAACCTGACGAATTAACAACTGCTCCTAAAGAGCCAAAAACACAGGAAGAAAAGACGATCTCTTACTTTGAAGCTACGGCTCCTATCGAATATTTAGAAGAACTAAGTGATGGTGCAAAAGTTTATGAAGGAGATATTGATATCATTGAACGTCTGATTTTCGAATACAAACTTACCCCAGGTGTCGTCAATGTCCTGCTTGATTATATCTTTATGGTAAACGATAAAAAGCTGTCAAAAGCCCTTGCCTTTAAAATTGCCGGACATTGGAAACGTAAAAACATTCAAACTGTGCCAGATGCGATGGCTTTGGCGAAGAAAGAAAATCAGAAGAGTCAAACTCACAAAGGGGCATCCTTAAAGAGTCATTTTAGCCAAGTAAAAGGATACGGTGGGCAAGTAAAGAAAGAACCACAGCCAAAATGGATGACGGACGAAAATTGGCAAAAAGAAGAATGGAGTGCTGAAGAGCTTGAGCAGGCCAAACTTGAAGCGGCGAAATACCGTGATTTGTTGAAGAAAAACAAGTAG
- the nrdR gene encoding transcriptional regulator NrdR: MICPNCQHNGTRVLDSRPSDEGRSIRRRRECDACSYRFTTFERVEKTPLIVVKKDGNREEFSREKLLRGLIRACEKRPVPLEKLESITEGVEKDIRNQGLSEVSSDEIGENVMAALAMTDDVAYVRFASVYRQFKDINVFVDELKELINKGNNDK, encoded by the coding sequence ATGATATGCCCTAATTGTCAGCACAACGGGACGAGGGTTCTAGATTCCCGACCGAGTGATGAAGGACGCTCAATTCGCCGTAGAAGAGAATGTGACGCATGTAGCTATCGATTCACAACGTTCGAAAGAGTAGAGAAAACGCCTCTTATCGTCGTGAAAAAAGATGGAAATAGAGAAGAATTTAGCAGGGAAAAGCTTCTTCGCGGCTTAATTCGAGCTTGTGAGAAACGGCCTGTTCCATTAGAGAAATTAGAAAGTATTACTGAAGGTGTAGAAAAAGATATACGCAATCAAGGTTTATCTGAAGTAAGTAGTGATGAAATTGGTGAAAATGTGATGGCAGCTTTAGCGATGACTGATGATGTAGCTTATGTCCGTTTTGCTTCTGTCTATAGACAATTTAAGGATATTAATGTGTTTGTCGATGAACTTAAAGAGCTCATCAACAAAGGTAATAACGACAAATAA
- a CDS encoding DUF1499 domain-containing protein encodes MGIKNTFRKIFSTSTETRERHHEESLKTRYYKTMKDKAMTEVETMLRNRKGFEIASVSEDHGEIVVNVKTGKKSFVVATIIMVRPFRTAVDFSVSTETFLFTDFGHSRKMIRELYADLDKRLQFVGTGLGDELAK; translated from the coding sequence ATGGGAATAAAAAATACATTTAGAAAAATTTTTAGTACAAGTACTGAAACGAGAGAACGCCATCACGAAGAAAGTCTAAAAACACGTTATTATAAGACAATGAAAGATAAAGCAATGACGGAAGTAGAAACGATGTTAAGAAATCGAAAAGGATTTGAAATTGCCTCTGTTTCTGAGGATCATGGCGAAATTGTCGTCAACGTAAAAACAGGAAAAAAGAGCTTCGTTGTAGCTACAATTATAATGGTCCGTCCGTTTCGGACAGCAGTGGATTTTTCTGTTTCTACTGAGACGTTCTTATTCACCGATTTTGGACATAGTCGTAAAATGATCCGTGAACTATATGCAGACTTGGATAAACGATTGCAATTTGTGGGTACAGGTTTAGGTGATGAATTAGCTAAATAA
- the speD gene encoding adenosylmethionine decarboxylase, whose product METMGRHIIAELWGCDTNKLNDIGYIEKLFVNAALEAGAEVREVAFHKFAPQGVSGVVIISESHLTIHSFPEHGYASIDVYTCGDRIDPHVASDYISRELAAKTSEVMEIPRGMGPVAIANKKTVEVGMS is encoded by the coding sequence ATGGAAACAATGGGACGACACATCATTGCCGAGCTGTGGGGTTGTGATACTAATAAATTGAATGATATTGGCTATATAGAGAAGCTTTTTGTCAATGCAGCTCTAGAAGCGGGGGCTGAAGTGAGGGAAGTGGCCTTTCACAAATTTGCTCCCCAAGGAGTTAGTGGCGTGGTTATTATTAGCGAATCTCATTTAACAATCCATAGTTTTCCTGAACATGGATACGCTAGCATCGATGTTTATACATGTGGAGATCGTATTGATCCTCATGTTGCTTCTGATTATATTTCACGAGAGCTTGCTGCTAAGACAAGTGAAGTGATGGAAATTCCTAGAGGAATGGGTCCTGTTGCAATTGCCAATAAAAAAACAGTGGAAGTAGGCATGTCCTGA
- the coaE gene encoding dephospho-CoA kinase (Dephospho-CoA kinase (CoaE) performs the final step in coenzyme A biosynthesis.) gives MIIGLTGGIASGKSTVSHMISDEGVPVVDADVISRDVVKPGKIAYHQIIDHFGLAILKQDGQINREKLGEIIFNDEKERRVLNQIIHPRVRKELKDQADALQSEGHPIVILDIPLLIEGELFQLVDKILLVYVPKSVQLKRLKERNNYTEEEALKRINSQLSLDKKKTYATFIIDNSSDLTHTREQVTTLLNKLKAL, from the coding sequence GTGATCATTGGTCTTACAGGTGGTATAGCAAGTGGGAAAAGTACAGTGTCTCACATGATAAGTGACGAAGGGGTCCCTGTTGTGGATGCAGATGTTATTTCTCGTGATGTGGTTAAGCCTGGGAAAATAGCTTATCATCAGATTATTGATCATTTTGGATTAGCGATTCTAAAACAAGATGGGCAAATTAACAGAGAAAAATTAGGTGAGATTATATTTAATGATGAAAAAGAAAGACGTGTATTAAATCAGATTATTCATCCACGAGTAAGGAAAGAATTGAAAGACCAAGCTGATGCTCTTCAAAGTGAAGGGCACCCAATTGTCATACTAGATATTCCCCTCCTTATAGAAGGGGAACTCTTTCAATTAGTTGATAAGATCCTTCTCGTGTACGTTCCGAAAAGTGTTCAGTTAAAACGTCTCAAAGAACGCAATAACTATACAGAGGAAGAAGCATTAAAACGTATTAATTCTCAATTGTCTCTTGATAAAAAGAAGACATATGCTACCTTCATCATTGATAACTCCTCTGACCTAACACATACTAGAGAGCAAGTGACAACTTTATTGAATAAATTGAAGGCGTTATAA
- the ytaF gene encoding sporulation membrane protein YtaF, translated as MTELLSLSILAFAVSLDSFSVGLTYGLRQMKLPMLSVLFIMCCSAVAILLAMWIGNTISALLAPEFAETLGGLLLILIGLYALFQVYKKPSIYAPTLRQEKVLMDVELKRLGIAVHVLKKPMAADLDDSGSITGLEAVLLGVALSLDAFGAGLGAALLGVSPWLLSLSVAVMCGVFLTAGKWCGALLNHSEKLKRLSFLPGVLLICIGIWKL; from the coding sequence TTGACTGAATTACTGTCATTATCTATCCTTGCATTTGCTGTCAGCTTAGATAGTTTTAGTGTTGGTCTTACTTACGGGTTACGTCAAATGAAACTGCCGATGTTATCTGTCTTGTTTATTATGTGTTGCTCTGCGGTGGCTATTCTACTTGCTATGTGGATAGGGAATACCATCAGTGCCTTATTGGCACCTGAGTTTGCAGAAACATTAGGTGGTCTGCTCCTCATCTTAATCGGTTTATATGCACTGTTCCAAGTGTATAAAAAGCCATCTATTTATGCACCGACTCTGAGACAGGAAAAAGTCTTGATGGATGTGGAGTTAAAGCGTCTCGGTATCGCCGTTCATGTCTTAAAAAAACCGATGGCAGCGGATTTAGACGACTCAGGTTCCATAACAGGATTAGAGGCTGTGCTGTTAGGTGTAGCCTTGTCACTGGATGCTTTTGGTGCAGGTCTAGGAGCGGCACTTCTTGGGGTGTCACCATGGCTGCTTTCTCTAAGTGTAGCCGTGATGTGTGGCGTATTTTTGACCGCTGGAAAATGGTGTGGCGCGTTACTTAACCATTCGGAAAAGTTAAAAAGACTTTCTTTTTTACCAGGGGTTCTGTTAATCTGTATCGGAATATGGAAATTATAG
- the mutM gene encoding DNA-formamidopyrimidine glycosylase, giving the protein MPELPEVETVKRTLTELIMKETITKVSVGWPKMIKEPDDVTLFSTMMAGQTFKSIERRGKFLIFRLDDYSLVSHLRMEGRYSVSNSDEPTTKHTHVRFFLANGKELRYADVRKFGTMHLFPLGTECQRLPLVKLGPEPLSPDFSPVQLKEPLQRTTRAIKSALLDQTVVAGLGNIYVDEALFKARVHPEKTANMLTDEEIEQLFISIKQTLLDAVKAGGSSIKSYVNGQGEMGMFQQQLNVYGRTGEPCHTCDNMIVRSVVGGRGTHTCPTCQPS; this is encoded by the coding sequence ATGCCCGAATTACCAGAAGTAGAAACAGTGAAACGAACATTAACGGAGCTTATTATGAAAGAAACGATTACGAAGGTCAGTGTTGGGTGGCCGAAAATGATAAAAGAGCCAGACGACGTAACGCTTTTTAGTACGATGATGGCAGGGCAAACATTTAAATCTATCGAGCGAAGAGGTAAATTTTTAATCTTTCGTCTGGATGATTACAGCTTAGTGTCCCATTTGCGTATGGAAGGCCGTTATAGTGTGTCTAACAGTGACGAGCCGACGACAAAACACACACACGTGCGATTTTTTCTTGCGAATGGTAAAGAGCTGCGATATGCGGACGTTCGTAAATTTGGAACGATGCATCTGTTTCCACTAGGTACAGAATGTCAACGGCTCCCACTCGTGAAATTAGGGCCTGAGCCATTATCACCAGATTTTTCACCAGTACAGTTAAAAGAACCACTTCAAAGAACGACACGAGCCATTAAATCGGCGCTATTAGATCAAACGGTTGTAGCTGGTTTAGGTAATATCTATGTGGATGAAGCTTTATTTAAAGCAAGGGTGCACCCAGAGAAAACAGCCAATATGTTAACTGATGAAGAGATTGAACAACTTTTTATAAGTATTAAACAGACATTACTTGATGCAGTGAAAGCTGGCGGTTCTTCAATCAAGTCATATGTGAATGGTCAAGGTGAAATGGGGATGTTTCAGCAACAGTTGAATGTGTACGGCCGAACTGGTGAACCATGCCATACGTGTGACAACATGATCGTTCGCTCTGTTGTAGGCGGAAGAGGGACTCATACATGTCCTACATGCCAGCCGTCTTAA